The window TGCCTAAAGATGGGTGCTTTTTGCGGTACGCGTTGGCCCCTCTTTTGTttaattgtttttcctttttctttttctccttttttccccGTTTCTCCGATGGTTTTTAGCCATGTCCACTGATAGATGGTTGAGGCCTTTAGTTGCATGTAAATATCTATGTCAGTCAGATGACTTTTTCTGTTTTTAGTTTTTGAAAGGAATAAAGAGTATCCgaaaaccctttttttttttttttttggtttccagATATTGTACATCTGAGGTTGAGAAAGAAGCTGTTTCATGAGCAAAACCATGTGATGTCGTTTTGTTGGTTGTGGCTATACACCAAATATATTTTGGATTTCATTTTCAGTTTTCAAAGATGAATGTTACGATTAGATAAGTAGAATAGACTTAGAATTTGGTATAGTAAAATGATAATATTAAAATTTGGAATATTGTTAGGTTCAAAGGTATTTCCTTGGAGGTTTACTGAAGTAACTTCAGATGATGAACTTCACGTTGGCAGTTGACTCGTTTAAATCTTCGTATAAGATGGTTCAAACTTTTTTTGCTTCGAATGCATTAAGAATTATCTATAAATATATAGGCAAAAATTTGAATCGCTTCATTCTTGAAAATATAGTAAATTGCATAATAATACATTATCCTAAGCAATAGAGGATTCAATCAGCATGAGGATATGTTATACACAAGTGTATCTACCCCAATCAGGGGTGCCAACTAAGAGCACATGGACTGTATCGTGGGTCTCTCCATTACAGCTGATTTTGTTAGTTTTTTATTTGAGATTTTAATCGATTCATAGGGTTTCAATGAGAATTCATATCGATAGtacagaaaataaataataagtcaTTCCACAACCAAATTCTAGAAAGAAATGGGGGAAAAAAGAATTCATGAGGATTATCGCATATGTAACCTAAAAAGCTACTAATTGATTGTGTGAGACTCGAAGTAAAATTTTCGATCTCGGGTTGGTTCTtttgggtggggggggggggagggagggggagGGCCGGACTCAGCTTATGATCACCCCTAACTAGGACCGTTCAAAACCAAATCGAAACTGTTAACCGATgacttattggcttattggtatcggattatcggggtaatgaatggtgaacggattgagattttataattaacggcttaacggtTTGGAGGAAGATTACTGAATTTTTTTATCgggtaaaccgttaacccgttaagaatttttatatttacacttttacctctatgtatataaagtactattgaaaTCCTACAtggctaaatccctaatttctattttCTAATTCTCAATTGTTTACAGCCACCAGAGGCAGAGAAGTCGTCATTCTCGTCTCTCTTGAACTGAGAACtgaaaagtcgaaaaatcgaaaTATGAATGATTGATACGTGTGTCTGTATGAGTAGTCTTGATGGTATTAAAAATTTGGTTAATACTGTATGACAGTATGAGTAGTCTTGaggactcttcaattcaaaaatATCGTTTGGTTAGATCTTAGATggtattaaaaatttggtattgatttgaaacATTTTGGTATTGATGGAATGATTGTTCAAAAAATTTCTATTTGGTTTAGTCGATAAGCCGCCCAATAACCGTTAATCCGATACCAATCTTCCTGTTGTCTTATTGGATGGTTAgcggattactacatttataatccgataaccgttaagccaaaccgttaagtgTAATTATCCGCCCGATCAACACCCCTACCCTTAGCCATCGTGTTGCTGATTTTtttgggttaatattttgaactTTATATTTCAAATATTTACATTAAAGGTAAGAACTAAAGTGAAGAAGTGTAATGTTGAAGAAATAAATTGGAAAACTACAAAGATCCTTATAGAATACATACAGATTGACCAAAAAAAATGCAAGTACCGGACACGTACGAAATTAGAATCTCAAGGTTTGTcaacattaaaaaaaaattcaattaacgACTTACAACTAATAGCCTAAATGCGAGACCACATTTAAAACCGTAATCATAAAGTAAAACCAATACAACCTAGTTGTGATTAAAATCGCAACCTtgactttcttttttattttttgtaggaCGCTCATACAGTCAACGCCCTGCGCCAAGGGGCCTTATCGGTCCACTTGACAAGTCTACATACGTCCAATAATGCAGCCTACCTAATAAATTTCCAGCTAACTAATCGCCAAACAAGCAATGGCTTTTTACTTTTTAGATTGTAGAGGGAAAACAAAATGGGCAGCAGCATTGTTTCTACTTTAAAACTCATTTATACAGTGGGAAACTAAGTTTACCTCCATATTTTTACTATAAATGTTACAACAAATAGCACAACTTGTTGCAATAAGTCCTAAATCCTACAAGTATAGCTGTTCGTGTTATTCCTTCAAGATAAAAAGAGCTGTGCTCATGGTGAGTATGAAACCTAACATCTCTCTGAGATCTACCAATAATTTGGTCGTCCTGTCAAAGATTTCTCAAGCTCACTATTTTAGTCAGATTGAGGTTGAAGTTCTGCAATACGAAACTTAATCTTCCTTGTCTTGTTTGTCTCCAGAATGAAGTGGTTGTCTGGCTTCCGGCTGAGAGGTGGAGCTGCTTGGATAATCTCCCTCATCTCTTGTACCAACCCTTAAGGGTTCCTCTTTTAAAGATTGGATGATCATCACCACTGCGACCACAAACACTATGATTGTTACTGTTCCAACCCCGATCATTGAGTTCACGAAACCCATGAAAGAAGCAGAGCTAATACGTTTCTGTATAACATTTCCATCTTTGTATCCTTGAATAAATTGTGTAATTTGGGACCCCTGATCTTCATCTTTAATACTGTCCGAGCCAACAACCTGTTGCACGAGTACAATTTTTAATTTTAGTGATTTAGTCAAAAGGGACTTGTTCTAGATTATGCGTAAATACTTGTCTCACTCTCGATCAGTCACTGAAAATTCAACATATGTAGCCTGCGTAGATATTATTCACAAAAAGCATCTCTGACTCGGATTAAAAACGTGATAAAATTTCGTCCAGTGAAATGATACCATTTAAAATGTATGCTTAAGTACTGTTTATCCTTGTTGCTTATTTCAGTCAGCACATTAAGCAAAAAGGATGAGTTCATTGTTCACTTTAGTCCATAAGTTGAAGGCATTATATTTTAGCCATGTTGCACAAGCAGGAAGTCCAGACTCCAAACATAAAGCACGTTAACCTAAATTATATTTACTACACTTGATAAGGGTCCACAAACATGCACTGCCTAGAGTGGACATGGATAATACTCAAGTTCTTACTGCCACTTCCTCTTTGGCTTCACCATAATGCATCTCTCTATTTGTAGGATTCTTTTCGAAGAATAATATATTTCCCAAAGCCAATGCCAATAGATTGTTTAAACTCGCTAACTAATTAGGAAGCCAGGTAAGTCTAGATCTAAGAGTTACTCGTACTCAGGCATCAAGGAAACACAAGTGCACACAAAAGATATATTAACAGAGTCTAGAAAAAGATCATATCCAGTTAGCTCAGCATACAAGGACTTGAAGAATTAAGAGGGATCTCAAATCAATTCATGGCCTTGGAAACACATTTGGAAAGTAAAGATACCATACATAGTTGCATGCTTTACTTGGCTGGTGGCCAATGAAGCAGTGCTCACTCAGGAAAATTTAAGGAAAAGAGGACTGCCAATTTGCTCAAGATGTTATCTGTGTGGACAAGATGCAGAGACAATTAGCCATCTGTTTCTACATTGTAGAGTAACTAGCCAATTGTGGGAGTTATTCATCAACCTCAGGGGTATTAGATGGACAATGCCAGGAAGACCTTGTGAACTTTTGTCTAGTTGGAACACTGGGGGAAGCACTACATCCAACAAAGACAGATGGAAAATTGTCCCGGCAGCTATTTGGTGGACTGTTTGGAAAGAGAGGAATTCTAGATGCTTCGAAGATACAAGTAGCTCTTCACAGAAGATCGAGATGAATTGTATTCTTCTGTTTAGTTTTTGGTGTAAACAAGAATATATAGATAGTCAGGTTTCAATCTTAGAAGTTTTAGGCTCCTTGTAAGAAGAGCAAGGATTTTTGGTTTCTGCTTTTTGTTTAAGCATTTCAAGATGTAAATTTTGGTTTCCAGTACAAACTCTGTGCTGATGATTTGATTAATATATTGGATACgttaccttctcaaaaaaaaagaaaaaaagaaagatcaTATCCACAGTTTTAACCAATGGACATAGCTCTACAATATTTGTGAGACTGAAATTTTTGGGTGGTAATTTTTTAACTATGAGAGACTGAAGACAGAGACAGAGAGAGAGGACATTTCTTAGATTTAAAGAGAAACAGGAAAACATGCTTACCACTAAGTCAACTATTCAAAAGCCTAACAtgaaaagggagaaaaaaaaagtaattgaACTTACTGAAAAGTACTCCTCATCGCCATCCCAAACAACCATTTTTGGCAGTTTAGTTTTCTTAGAAACTTCAAATGATTCAGCAAACTCTTGCCATTGCTTGAACCCAACAAAAACAAACACGAAGTCGCGGTTTGCAGATGCAGCAGCTTTCAGGAGTTTCACTAATCCCTTAGACCTCTCATCAGTCTCATCTTCCAAAATCATCAGAATAACTTTCCTCTCATCATCTTTCAGCAACCTCAGAGTTTCTTCAGTAATGGGCAAAGCCAGCGGGAGCAAACTCTGCTTGATATAATCCTCAAGGAATTTTTCTGTGATCCATAGCAGGAAGAAGGTTCAGATATTCACCATTATTTCATAAAATCTTCAAGACACAAATTCACCTTCAGATTCTTAAATCATCCTTTTTGAAGGCACTATAACTAGCAATAGGTTTTTGGACACACTGAAATTTCAGAACTTACTGCCGTCTTCCAGCAATTTTTCATGGCACTATGTGATTGATCCACATTATTTAAGCACATAGCGGGACCAGGAGAGTGACTAATACATTATTGTTGACATCTTCTTTAAAGTGACACCATAAGGGCCAATGCCTTGAACGAAAGCATGTTTTTAAAACACAGTACAGGTGCTATTGTTATTATGTGTGTATTAAATATGGCAAGATTCTTGTTTGCTCAGGTGCTTCCTAAGGGATGAATAAATgttaattgttatttgtttctaGGAAGGATGAGATACTATTTTCATAAGCAGGGTGAGATTTTAATTAATTCCAAAGCCTAATATGACAGTTGATGAAAAGCTAACCTTCAAAGGGGCCATAGAAGATGCTTTGCTCATCATAGTTTGGATGACGAGCTACCAAAGCAGGTATTTTGTCAAAATCATAGAACTCCATGGTTTTATCCGAGAAATCTTTTGCCACAGAAAACCAtgctcttttcttgtattttactGCAAAATGTGATATAGCAGATTCATTCAAACCAAAGCCTATGAATATAGGAAAGCTAGTGCCGGCTGCTTCAACAAATTCACTAATAGCTGAGTCAGAATTCAGTATTGCCACATCAGGAGCAATAAACTTCTTCAAGAATCGTACAAGTAAATCTGCTTTTCTTGGTCCGTAGTAATCTGTTGGAACTCCATGCATAAATATCTTCAAAGTTGGATATCCACTGCATTGAGACCaaacgaaaaaaagaagaagagagaaacaaagaaaaaagaattacTTCAATATCTTCTTATAAAAGAATTACTTCACTACTTTATTTGATAGTGGTGCAGATTTGAATTGTATTAAAGAAGGAATAATACCTTCGAGATATTTTCATAAAACTACTCATAGATTAAGAAATGCTAGTGGTGATAGAATTGAGTATTTCTTATAAATTGCCAAAAAGCTTTTATTTGCCAAGATAAGGTTTGTATACCTGAAACATTTATTTTGGTAAAAGATATATCCCATGATATCATATTAGGAGTGCCATTTTTCATCATATAATTCCTTTTACTAGGTGGGATGCCCAAGGTTTTACAGGAACCTTTGTtaataaagaaattaattttgattttataACTCAACCATTTAAAAGATTCTtaaatgaaatgactgagaacATCTCTGCAAAAAATAGACAAATGATTTCTTGAAAAATGAAATTTGTAGTCTTACTATTGGAGAAGATTTAACCCAAAGCTTATAGAAAAAgttgattttttgaaaaatcaGTTTACATTACAAATATGTGGGGACCATCCAAACCAATTTTGGAATAGGAAAAAGCATATAGTTAGTCTTCCTTATGAAGAAGACTTCTCGGAAGATAATATTCCTACTAAGGCTAGACCTTGCCAACGAATTCAGATTATTTGGAATTATGCAAAAAAGAAATAGATTCTTTGCTGCAAAAAGGTCTTATAAGAACTTCAAGGTCTAAATGGTCATGTactgctttttatgt is drawn from Nicotiana tabacum cultivar K326 chromosome 22, ASM71507v2, whole genome shotgun sequence and contains these coding sequences:
- the LOC107813041 gene encoding protein disulfide isomerase-like 5-2 codes for the protein MLFLFVSIFLLLAPASLPSIAAAETEQQKQQQFAVDGGKVLKLDESNFDAAISTFDYILVDFYAPWCGHCKRLAPELDKAARILAELKQPLVIAKIDADKYKRVGSKYDIDGYPTLKIFMHGVPTDYYGPRKADLLVRFLKKFIAPDVAILNSDSAISEFVEAAGTSFPIFIGFGLNESAISHFAVKYKKRAWFSVAKDFSDKTMEFYDFDKIPALVARHPNYDEQSIFYGPFEEKFLEDYIKQSLLPLALPITEETLRLLKDDERKVILMILEDETDERSKGLVKLLKAAASANRDFVFVFVGFKQWQEFAESFEVSKKTKLPKMVVWDGDEEYFSVVGSDSIKDEDQGSQITQFIQGYKDGNVIQKRISSASFMGFVNSMIGVGTVTIIVFVVAVVMIIQSLKEEPLRVGTRDEGDYPSSSTSQPEARQPLHSGDKQDKED